The proteins below come from a single Streptomyces spongiicola genomic window:
- a CDS encoding APC family permease, whose product MSKLTDLPKRILIGRALRSDRLGETLLPKRVALPVFASDPLSSVAYAPGEVLLVLSIAGVSAYQYSPWIAAAVVVLMFTVVASYRQNVHAYPSGGGDYEVANTNLGPRAGLTVASALLVDYVLTVAVSISSGVENLGSAVHFVIEHKVLSAVAIILLLTLMNLRGVRESGKLFAIPTYVFVFSVFTMIAWGAFKGLALDDTMRAPTAEFDIEPEQQGLAGLAMVFLLLRAFSSGCAALTGVEAISNGVPAFRKPKSRNAATTLLLMGLLAVTMFCGIIGLAMASNVRMAENPAQDLTLDGQPVGPDYVQDPVISQVAAAVFGEQSFFFVLLAAATALVLFLAANTAYNGFPLLGSILAQDRYLPRQLHTRGDRLAFSNGIVLLAGAAMLLVWVYDADSTKLIQLYIVGVFVSFTLSQTGMVRHWNRHLKTERDQAARRRMIRSRAINAFGAFFTGLVLVVVLVTKFTHGAWVALLGMVIFYVTMSAIRRHYDRVSEEIAAPDEPTDDTVRPSRVHSIVLVSKVHRPTLRALAYAKLMRSDRLEALSIDVDPVETAALKVEWDRRGINIPLKILHSPYREITRPIVEYVRSLRRESPRDAVSVIIPEYVVGHWWEHVLHNQSALRLKGRLLFTPGVMVTSVPYQLQSSELAGKRARRRQDWNAPGSVRRGPVSEQTKEPSGRT is encoded by the coding sequence GTGTCCAAACTGACCGACCTGCCCAAACGGATCCTGATCGGCCGGGCGCTGCGAAGCGACAGGCTGGGCGAGACGCTCCTGCCGAAGCGCGTCGCCCTCCCCGTCTTCGCCTCCGACCCGCTGTCCTCCGTTGCGTACGCGCCGGGCGAAGTGCTGCTCGTCCTGTCGATCGCGGGTGTGTCGGCCTACCAGTACAGCCCCTGGATCGCGGCCGCCGTCGTGGTCCTGATGTTCACCGTCGTCGCGTCCTACCGGCAGAACGTCCACGCGTACCCGAGCGGCGGCGGCGACTACGAGGTGGCCAACACCAACCTCGGCCCGCGCGCCGGCCTCACCGTCGCGAGCGCCCTCCTCGTCGACTACGTCCTCACCGTGGCCGTGTCGATCTCCTCCGGAGTGGAGAACCTCGGCTCGGCGGTCCACTTCGTGATCGAGCACAAGGTGCTCAGCGCGGTCGCCATCATCCTGCTGCTGACGCTGATGAACCTGCGCGGAGTGCGGGAGTCCGGGAAGCTCTTCGCGATCCCCACCTACGTCTTCGTCTTCAGTGTCTTCACCATGATCGCCTGGGGCGCCTTCAAGGGCCTCGCCCTCGACGACACCATGCGCGCACCCACCGCCGAGTTCGACATCGAACCGGAGCAGCAGGGCCTGGCCGGTCTCGCCATGGTCTTCCTGCTGCTGCGCGCCTTCTCCTCCGGCTGCGCCGCGCTCACCGGCGTCGAGGCCATCAGCAACGGGGTGCCCGCCTTCCGCAAGCCCAAGAGCCGGAACGCCGCCACGACGCTGCTGCTGATGGGCCTGCTGGCGGTCACCATGTTCTGCGGAATCATCGGCCTGGCCATGGCCAGCAACGTCAGGATGGCCGAGAACCCGGCCCAGGACCTGACCCTCGACGGACAGCCGGTCGGCCCCGACTACGTCCAGGACCCCGTCATCTCGCAGGTGGCGGCGGCCGTCTTCGGCGAGCAGTCGTTCTTCTTCGTGCTCCTCGCCGCGGCCACCGCGCTCGTCCTCTTCCTGGCGGCCAACACCGCGTACAACGGCTTCCCGCTGCTCGGCTCGATCCTCGCCCAGGACCGGTACCTGCCGCGCCAGCTGCACACCCGCGGGGACCGGCTCGCCTTCTCCAACGGCATCGTGCTGCTCGCCGGCGCTGCCATGCTGCTGGTCTGGGTCTACGACGCCGACTCGACGAAGCTGATCCAGCTCTACATCGTCGGCGTCTTCGTCTCCTTCACCCTCAGCCAGACCGGCATGGTCCGGCACTGGAACCGCCATCTGAAGACGGAGCGGGACCAGGCCGCCCGCCGCCGTATGATCCGCTCGCGGGCGATCAACGCCTTCGGCGCGTTCTTCACCGGTCTCGTCCTGGTCGTCGTCCTCGTCACCAAGTTCACTCACGGCGCGTGGGTGGCGCTGCTGGGCATGGTGATCTTCTACGTGACGATGTCGGCGATCCGGCGCCACTACGACCGGGTGTCGGAGGAGATCGCCGCGCCCGACGAGCCCACCGACGACACCGTGCGCCCCTCCCGTGTCCACTCCATCGTGCTGGTCTCCAAGGTGCACCGGCCGACCCTGCGGGCCCTCGCCTACGCCAAGCTCATGCGCTCCGACAGGCTGGAGGCGCTCAGCATCGACGTCGACCCGGTGGAGACCGCGGCCCTCAAGGTGGAGTGGGACCGGCGCGGCATCAACATCCCGCTGAAGATCCTCCACTCGCCCTACCGGGAGATCACCCGGCCCATCGTCGAGTACGTGAGGAGCCTGCGGCGGGAGAGCCCCCGCGACGCCGTCAGCGTGATCATTCCCGAGTACGTGGTCGGCCACTGGTGGGAGCACGTGCTGCACAACCAGAGCGCCCTGCGCCTCAAGGGCCGGCTGCTGTTCACCCCGGGCGTCATGGTCACCTCGGTCCCCTACCAGCTCCAGTCCTCCGAACTGGCCGGGAAGCGGGCCAGGAGGCGCCAGGACTGGAACGCCCCCGGATCGGTGCGGCGCGGACCGGTGAGCGAGCAGACGAAGGAGCCCAGCGGCAGGACCTGA
- a CDS encoding class I SAM-dependent RNA methyltransferase yields MPNASDVPLVGQEYEVEVGPVAHGGHCVARTDAGRVLFVRHALPGEKVVARITDGEEGSRYLRADAVRVLEASKDRVEAPCPYAGPGRCGGCDWQHAKPGAQRRLKGEVVAEQLKRLAGLTPEEAGWDGTVMPADGDKLPAGEVPAWRTRVQYAVDDQGRAGLRRHRSHEVEPVEHCMIAAPGVSELGVEKRNWKGMSAIEAIAATGSRDRQVVLTPRPGARLPIVELDRPVSVLRVHEGDGSVHRVHGRPFVRERADDRTYRVGTGGFWQVHPKAAQTLVEAVMQGLMPRRGETALDLYCGVGLFAGAIAQRVGEGGAVLGIESGKRAAEDARHNLQDLPRVRIEQGKVESVLPRTGITEADLVVLDPPRAGAGKSTVAHVSGLGARRIAYVACDPSALARDLGYFRENGYRVRTLRAFDLFPMTSHVECVAILEPAEKGR; encoded by the coding sequence ATGCCGAACGCTTCCGATGTCCCGCTCGTCGGGCAGGAGTACGAGGTCGAGGTCGGCCCCGTCGCGCACGGCGGTCACTGCGTCGCCCGCACCGACGCCGGCCGGGTCCTCTTCGTCCGGCACGCGCTCCCCGGGGAGAAGGTCGTCGCCCGGATCACCGACGGCGAGGAGGGCTCCCGCTATCTGCGCGCCGACGCCGTGCGCGTCCTCGAGGCGTCCAAGGACCGCGTCGAGGCTCCGTGCCCGTACGCGGGGCCCGGACGGTGCGGGGGCTGCGACTGGCAGCACGCCAAGCCCGGCGCGCAGCGTCGCCTCAAGGGCGAGGTCGTCGCGGAGCAGCTGAAGCGGCTCGCGGGACTGACCCCGGAGGAGGCCGGCTGGGACGGCACCGTGATGCCGGCGGACGGCGACAAGCTGCCCGCCGGCGAGGTCCCGGCCTGGCGCACCCGCGTCCAGTACGCCGTCGACGACCAGGGCCGCGCCGGGCTGCGCCGGCACCGCTCCCACGAGGTGGAGCCGGTCGAGCACTGCATGATCGCGGCGCCCGGGGTCAGCGAACTCGGCGTGGAGAAGCGGAACTGGAAGGGCATGTCCGCGATCGAGGCCATCGCCGCGACGGGCTCCCGGGACCGGCAGGTGGTCCTCACCCCGAGGCCCGGCGCACGGCTGCCGATCGTGGAGCTCGACAGGCCGGTGTCGGTCCTGCGCGTCCACGAGGGCGACGGCAGTGTGCACCGCGTCCACGGCCGCCCCTTCGTCCGCGAACGCGCCGACGACCGCACCTACCGCGTCGGAACGGGCGGCTTCTGGCAGGTCCACCCGAAGGCGGCGCAGACCCTGGTGGAGGCCGTGATGCAGGGACTCATGCCCCGCAGGGGCGAGACGGCGCTCGATCTCTACTGCGGCGTGGGCCTGTTCGCGGGGGCCATCGCCCAGCGGGTGGGGGAAGGGGGCGCGGTGCTCGGCATCGAGTCCGGCAAGCGCGCGGCGGAGGACGCCCGCCACAACCTCCAGGACCTGCCGCGGGTCCGCATCGAGCAGGGCAAGGTCGAGTCCGTGCTGCCCCGCACCGGCATCACCGAGGCCGACCTCGTCGTCCTCGACCCGCCCCGCGCGGGCGCCGGCAAGTCCACGGTCGCGCACGTCTCCGGCCTGGGCGCCCGCCGCATCGCCTACGTCGCGTGCGACCCGTCGGCCCTGGCGCGCGACCTGGGGTACTTCCGCGAGAACGGCTACCGGGTACGGACGCTGCGGGCGTTCGACCTGTTCCCGATGACCTCGCACGTGGAGTGCGTGGCGATCCTTGAGCCTGCTGAAAAGGGCCGCTGA
- a CDS encoding transposase: protein MSKKSNTSKRYTAEFKRDAVALALSSEKTVTEVARDPGVSPEGLRRFLRSAPAGCCGIGCVRRGAGSAARSGCIAHGALGRNRHTSLWYIR from the coding sequence GTGAGCAAGAAGAGCAATACGAGTAAGCGGTACACGGCCGAGTTCAAGCGGGACGCGGTCGCCTTGGCGTTGTCCTCGGAGAAGACGGTCACCGAGGTGGCGAGGGATCCTGGCGTGAGTCCGGAAGGGCTGCGCAGGTTCTTGCGCTCGGCGCCGGCCGGGTGCTGCGGCATTGGATGCGTCAGGCGGGGGGCCGGTTCTGCTGCACGATCGGGATGCATCGCTCATGGAGCGCTCGGGCGCAATAGACATACATCATTGTGGTACATACGCTAG
- a CDS encoding ribbon-helix-helix domain-containing protein has protein sequence MSMKRTNVYADPEDLAIIKEAAKRRGISEAEIIRQGIHLAAMANRVWDEPLFSRTFRGAGRTPGKPDVRDAVADAVRRETGTGTAA, from the coding sequence ATGTCGATGAAGCGCACTAATGTCTACGCCGATCCGGAAGACCTCGCGATCATCAAAGAGGCTGCGAAGCGGCGCGGTATCAGCGAGGCCGAGATCATCCGCCAGGGCATCCATCTCGCGGCCATGGCCAACCGTGTATGGGACGAGCCTCTCTTCTCCCGCACCTTCCGGGGAGCGGGACGCACTCCCGGTAAGCCTGACGTGCGTGACGCTGTCGCCGACGCGGTGCGCCGCGAGACCGGGACCGGGACCGCTGCGTGA
- a CDS encoding PIN domain-containing protein yields MIVVIADTSGLLAALDSGHPEHQASNEAIMVAGLLVMSPLLLAEIDHVATRELGREAALSAVDDIRHWVRRGRVVLPEITEDHLGVAQSVRARCRDLDLDLADAVNVALAAEYDTDAVLTLDRRDFRAVRPLGRHKAFRVLPDDLPI; encoded by the coding sequence GTGATCGTCGTCATCGCGGACACCTCCGGGCTGCTTGCGGCGCTCGACTCCGGCCACCCCGAGCACCAGGCGTCGAACGAAGCCATCATGGTTGCCGGGCTCCTGGTGATGTCCCCGCTGCTGCTCGCGGAGATCGACCACGTCGCCACGCGCGAGCTCGGTCGTGAAGCGGCCCTCAGCGCGGTCGACGACATCCGCCACTGGGTGCGCCGAGGCCGCGTCGTTCTGCCCGAGATCACGGAGGATCACCTGGGTGTCGCCCAGTCGGTGCGCGCCCGCTGTCGCGACTTGGACCTGGACCTCGCGGATGCGGTGAACGTGGCCCTTGCCGCTGAGTACGACACCGACGCGGTACTCACGCTCGACCGTCGCGATTTCCGGGCTGTGCGCCCGTTGGGCCGGCACAAGGCGTTCCGGGTGCTGCCCGACGACCTTCCGATCTGA
- a CDS encoding ribbon-helix-helix protein, CopG family, whose amino-acid sequence MAMTLRLPDDLDAKLTERARRECRSKQELAIEAIREAQDRAELKVDDVLAELMDSDAEILDYLK is encoded by the coding sequence ATGGCGATGACACTCCGACTCCCCGACGACCTTGACGCGAAGCTCACCGAGCGAGCTCGTCGGGAGTGCCGAAGCAAGCAGGAACTTGCCATTGAGGCCATCCGTGAAGCCCAGGATCGGGCCGAGCTGAAGGTCGATGACGTTCTGGCCGAACTCATGGACAGTGATGCGGAGATCCTGGACTACCTGAAATGA
- a CDS encoding type II toxin-antitoxin system death-on-curing family toxin → MTDIRYVQIDEILAIARMVTDTEHSVRDMGLLVSAIERPRMNVFGAELYPTLHEKAAALLHSVARNHALIDGNKRTAWLAMRVFLRLNGVSASTAPPPVSIAGPFVEEVAQDNIDAPAIAKRLSVWFPVS, encoded by the coding sequence ATGACCGACATCCGCTATGTCCAGATCGACGAGATCCTGGCCATCGCTCGTATGGTCACCGATACCGAACACAGCGTGCGTGACATGGGACTTTTGGTGTCAGCGATCGAACGGCCCCGGATGAACGTGTTCGGGGCCGAGCTGTATCCCACGCTGCATGAGAAGGCGGCGGCACTGCTGCACTCCGTCGCCCGTAATCACGCGCTGATCGACGGCAACAAGCGCACCGCCTGGCTTGCCATGCGTGTCTTCCTGCGGCTCAACGGCGTCAGCGCCAGTACCGCCCCGCCGCCCGTCTCCATTGCCGGCCCGTTCGTCGAGGAAGTCGCGCAGGACAACATCGATGCACCGGCCATCGCCAAGCGTCTGTCGGTCTGGTTCCCCGTTTCCTGA
- a CDS encoding N-6 DNA methylase, giving the protein MGNVDGDSPDRLVSGSELARFAGVTRAAVSNWRRRHGDFPLPAGGGVNSPLFSLAEVRAWLDRQNKGHGVSDEVRLWQALRAAYGEESVAAVADVARHLAGAEPAPDLPDDAAGLAGLLAREASAAAVVEGLVARITDAAGRSGSDHVTSRRILRAVRHYGGGLREGATVLDPSCGIGSLLLTMGSAAETKRFGQERDPRRARLAQLRADLAGHTDFVVTAGDSLRADRLPEVRADLVVCDPPVAVAEWGREDLLLDTRWEFGTPPKAEGELAWLQHAYARTAPGGRVLMVMPASVAYRKAGRRIRAELVRRGILTRLIALPAGSAASHALPVHLWELTRPSATGTAPGSVRLVDLTANQPDGPLDPAPHQVAQVPAVELLDDAVDLTPGRYVRAAHRDYRAEYEALRARLEDRLAGLAELLPVLAEGAGTAALEAPTVSVGELARAGLVECGDDDLRSASDQLDDAYLRGFLRSAANTRRSTSASGTYRFDARSGRVPQMDIEAQRRYGRAFTAVDAFDERIRELAELGREAVELARDGLGSGGLLPPADPTG; this is encoded by the coding sequence ATGGGTAACGTGGACGGTGACTCGCCGGACCGGCTCGTTTCCGGCTCGGAGCTTGCCCGCTTCGCGGGGGTGACACGGGCAGCGGTTTCCAATTGGCGTCGACGCCACGGCGATTTCCCGCTGCCCGCGGGTGGCGGTGTGAACAGTCCCCTGTTCTCCCTCGCCGAGGTGCGGGCGTGGCTGGACCGGCAGAACAAGGGGCACGGCGTCTCCGACGAGGTGCGGCTCTGGCAGGCGCTGCGGGCCGCCTACGGCGAGGAGAGCGTGGCCGCCGTCGCCGACGTGGCCCGGCATCTGGCCGGCGCCGAGCCCGCGCCGGATCTCCCGGACGACGCGGCCGGACTGGCCGGCCTGCTCGCGCGCGAGGCTTCGGCCGCCGCCGTCGTCGAAGGGCTGGTCGCGAGGATCACCGATGCGGCAGGCAGGTCCGGCTCGGACCATGTCACCTCGCGGCGGATCCTTCGAGCCGTGCGGCACTACGGAGGAGGCTTGCGCGAGGGCGCCACGGTGCTGGATCCCTCCTGTGGCATCGGCAGCCTCCTGCTCACCATGGGATCCGCCGCCGAGACGAAACGATTCGGGCAGGAACGGGACCCCCGCCGGGCCCGCCTCGCTCAGCTCCGCGCAGACCTCGCCGGACACACGGATTTCGTCGTCACCGCGGGCGATTCCCTCCGTGCGGACCGGCTGCCGGAGGTCCGGGCCGACCTGGTGGTCTGCGACCCGCCGGTGGCCGTCGCCGAATGGGGCCGGGAGGACCTGCTCCTCGACACGCGCTGGGAGTTCGGTACACCCCCCAAGGCGGAAGGCGAGCTGGCCTGGCTCCAGCACGCCTACGCCCGCACCGCGCCCGGCGGGCGGGTGCTGATGGTGATGCCCGCCTCCGTGGCCTACCGCAAGGCCGGCCGCCGGATCCGGGCCGAACTCGTACGGCGCGGCATCCTCACCCGGCTCATCGCCCTGCCCGCGGGTTCGGCGGCCTCACACGCACTCCCCGTCCATCTGTGGGAGCTCACCCGGCCGTCGGCCACCGGCACGGCGCCCGGATCCGTGCGCCTCGTGGATCTGACCGCCAACCAGCCGGACGGGCCACTGGACCCGGCCCCCCACCAGGTGGCGCAGGTCCCGGCGGTCGAGCTTCTGGACGACGCCGTCGACCTGACTCCCGGACGCTACGTGCGCGCGGCGCACCGCGACTACCGGGCCGAGTACGAAGCCCTGAGGGCCCGGCTGGAGGACCGGCTCGCCGGACTCGCCGAGCTCCTGCCCGTGCTCGCGGAAGGGGCGGGAACCGCGGCGCTTGAGGCGCCCACGGTCAGCGTGGGAGAACTCGCCCGGGCCGGTCTGGTCGAGTGCGGCGACGACGACCTCAGATCGGCGAGCGACCAGCTGGACGACGCCTACCTGCGGGGGTTCCTGCGCAGCGCGGCGAACACCAGGCGCTCGACCAGCGCCAGCGGCACCTACCGCTTCGACGCCCGCAGCGGCCGGGTGCCGCAGATGGACATCGAGGCCCAGCGCCGTTACGGGCGTGCCTTCACGGCGGTCGACGCCTTCGACGAACGCATCCGAGAGCTCGCGGAACTCGGCCGTGAGGCGGTGGAGCTCGCCCGCGACGGACTCGGCAGCGGCGGACTCCTGCCGCCGGCCGACCCCACCGGCTGA
- a CDS encoding DEAD/DEAH box helicase produces MPQLAFANSFWESYDVLERPVKAGVRKAMRKFQQLTVPELHTDKGLHLESVQNARDPRMRTIRINDFWRGVVLAPDDGTDVFLLVNVVPHDDAYTWAAKRLYTTNKATRGLEVRNVTAIEQLTPALEKAAAQAPRLLFGQYSDSVLRDLGIDEQVLRAVRTVIDKPQLDAFGTLLPEDQFEALQYLAEGFSPEEVYRDVVAVRRPADPGPDPDASLAEAIANTTSRITLVTGADELTEVLRKPFAAWRVFLHPSQRRVAYRVSYGGPVQVTGGPGTGKTVVALHRVKHLLSRSPGTRILLTTYTNALAQALRENLSLLLDGDEALLARVDVTTVNAFAHRITAGQGGRAPAPVGDREERQVWQRVLKRLRLPWSEQFLAQEYRHVVLAQDIRDLDGYRTALRRGRGTALSAARREQLWPAVELFEAILAGENTTTHLRVCTRAARLLADGTPQYDHVVVDEAQDLHPAQWRVLRGAVAHGNDDLFITGDPHQRIYDSKVSLSSLGISVTGRTSRLRINYRSTEEILGWSTGILAPVAVEDLGGAGSDSLAGYRSVLHGRRPRAERSGSEQAEVEALVERIREWIAQGVRPSEIGVCARFNLLLGRVREKLSAAGIPVVRVRDNPGPDAEGVRLATMHAMKGLEFRCVAVLGVTAGSLPFAREVTPASVDALQHESDLLRERCLLFVACTRAREALYVSWTGASSPFLPRAADSAA; encoded by the coding sequence GTGCCGCAGCTCGCTTTCGCCAACAGCTTCTGGGAGAGCTACGACGTCCTGGAACGGCCCGTCAAAGCCGGCGTACGCAAGGCCATGCGGAAGTTCCAGCAGCTGACGGTGCCCGAGCTGCACACGGACAAGGGACTGCACCTGGAATCCGTGCAGAACGCCCGCGACCCGCGCATGCGGACGATCCGCATCAACGACTTCTGGCGCGGCGTGGTCCTCGCGCCCGACGACGGCACCGATGTGTTCCTCCTGGTCAACGTGGTGCCGCACGACGACGCGTACACCTGGGCCGCCAAGCGGCTGTACACGACGAACAAGGCCACCCGCGGTCTGGAGGTGCGCAACGTCACCGCCATCGAGCAGCTGACCCCCGCCCTGGAGAAGGCCGCCGCCCAGGCCCCTCGGCTGCTGTTCGGCCAGTACTCGGACAGCGTGCTGCGGGATCTCGGCATCGACGAGCAGGTGCTGCGGGCCGTGCGGACCGTGATCGACAAGCCGCAGCTGGACGCGTTCGGCACCCTGCTGCCGGAGGACCAGTTCGAGGCGTTGCAGTACCTCGCCGAGGGGTTCAGCCCCGAGGAGGTGTACCGGGACGTCGTGGCGGTGCGCCGGCCCGCGGATCCCGGCCCCGACCCGGACGCCAGCCTCGCCGAGGCCATCGCCAACACCACCAGCCGCATCACCCTGGTGACCGGCGCGGACGAGCTGACCGAGGTCCTGCGGAAGCCGTTCGCGGCCTGGCGGGTGTTCCTGCACCCCTCGCAGCGCCGGGTCGCGTACCGGGTGTCGTACGGCGGCCCGGTACAGGTGACCGGCGGACCCGGCACCGGCAAGACGGTGGTCGCCCTGCACCGGGTGAAGCATCTGCTGTCGCGGTCCCCAGGCACCCGCATCCTGCTCACCACCTACACCAACGCCCTGGCCCAGGCGCTGCGCGAGAACCTGTCCCTGCTGCTCGACGGCGACGAGGCGCTGCTGGCCCGGGTGGACGTGACCACGGTGAACGCCTTCGCGCACCGGATCACGGCCGGGCAGGGCGGCCGGGCACCCGCGCCTGTCGGGGACCGCGAGGAGCGGCAGGTCTGGCAGCGGGTGCTGAAGCGGCTCCGGCTGCCGTGGTCGGAGCAGTTCCTCGCGCAGGAGTACCGGCATGTCGTCCTGGCCCAGGACATCCGGGACCTCGACGGCTACCGCACGGCCCTGCGCCGCGGACGGGGCACCGCGCTGTCCGCGGCTCGCCGTGAGCAGCTGTGGCCGGCCGTGGAGCTGTTCGAGGCGATCCTGGCCGGGGAGAACACCACCACGCACCTGCGGGTCTGCACACGGGCCGCCCGGCTCCTGGCGGACGGGACGCCGCAGTACGACCATGTGGTGGTGGACGAGGCCCAGGACCTGCACCCCGCCCAGTGGCGGGTGCTGCGCGGCGCGGTCGCGCACGGCAACGACGACCTGTTCATCACCGGGGACCCGCACCAGCGGATCTACGACTCCAAGGTGTCGCTGAGTTCACTGGGCATCTCGGTGACCGGCCGGACCAGCCGGCTGCGGATCAACTACCGCAGCACGGAGGAGATCCTCGGCTGGTCGACGGGCATCCTGGCGCCGGTGGCGGTCGAGGACCTCGGCGGTGCGGGCTCGGACAGCCTCGCCGGGTACCGCTCGGTCCTGCACGGCCGCCGTCCGCGGGCGGAGCGGTCCGGCTCCGAGCAGGCGGAAGTCGAGGCGCTGGTGGAGCGGATCCGCGAGTGGATCGCGCAGGGTGTGCGTCCCTCCGAGATCGGTGTGTGCGCCCGGTTCAACCTGCTGCTGGGCAGGGTGCGCGAAAAGCTGTCGGCGGCCGGCATCCCGGTGGTGCGGGTGCGGGACAACCCGGGTCCGGACGCGGAGGGGGTGCGGCTGGCGACCATGCACGCCATGAAGGGGCTGGAGTTCCGCTGCGTGGCGGTGCTCGGGGTCACGGCGGGGTCCCTGCCGTTCGCCCGCGAGGTCACGCCCGCGTCGGTCGACGCGCTGCAGCACGAGTCCGACCTGCTGCGCGAGCGGTGCCTGCTGTTCGTGGCGTGCACCCGGGCCAGGGAGGCGCTGTATGTGTCCTGGACCGGGGCGTCGAGCCCGTTCCTTCCGCGGGCGGCGGATTCCGCGGCCTGA
- a CDS encoding McrC family protein, with product MTTAVELVEHAPATGHTLPDAAGRALASAGIVEASPDPYTPGRWLLRAGSKVGAVAVGVPGGEPVTVRITPKVPVGRLLFLLGYSLDPTGAWRDGQVDVGEHRDLLPALAHAVERQVDRALRRGPLQGYRATEESALVVRGRIREADQVRRRFGAVLPVEVRYDEFTADIAENRLLRAAVERLLRLPGIPRAVRRRLLHQRSRLAGVSPLVRGRRPPSWQPSRLNARYRPALRLARAVLEGSSPEHTPGELAIDGFLFDMNKLFEDFVTTALCEALRGSGLTCRLQDPQHLDEADAIRMRPDFVAYDVAGTPAVVADAKYKAGKRDGYPDSDLYQMLAYCTALGLPEGHLVYARGNAPHAAHTVRHAGIRLHQHALDLDQDPAGLLAEIGSLSRKMGADPPV from the coding sequence GTGACCACGGCCGTCGAACTCGTCGAGCACGCCCCGGCCACCGGGCACACCCTGCCCGACGCGGCCGGCCGGGCCCTGGCCTCGGCCGGGATCGTGGAGGCGTCTCCCGACCCCTACACCCCGGGGCGCTGGCTGCTGCGGGCCGGCAGCAAGGTCGGGGCCGTGGCCGTCGGTGTGCCCGGCGGTGAACCGGTCACCGTCCGCATCACCCCCAAGGTGCCGGTGGGCCGGCTGCTGTTCCTGCTCGGCTACAGCCTCGATCCGACGGGCGCCTGGCGGGACGGGCAGGTCGACGTGGGCGAGCACCGCGACCTGCTGCCCGCGCTCGCCCACGCCGTCGAGCGCCAGGTCGACCGGGCCCTGCGGCGGGGTCCGCTCCAGGGCTACCGCGCGACCGAGGAGAGCGCGCTCGTCGTGCGCGGCCGCATCCGGGAAGCGGACCAGGTCCGGCGCCGTTTCGGGGCGGTGCTGCCCGTCGAGGTCAGGTACGACGAGTTCACCGCCGACATCGCCGAGAACCGCCTCCTGCGAGCGGCCGTCGAACGCCTGCTGCGCCTGCCCGGCATACCGCGGGCCGTGCGCCGCCGGCTGCTCCACCAGCGCTCCCGGCTCGCCGGGGTGAGCCCGCTCGTACGCGGCCGCCGGCCGCCCTCCTGGCAGCCGAGCCGGCTCAACGCGCGCTACCGGCCCGCCCTGCGCCTGGCCCGGGCCGTCCTGGAAGGCTCCTCCCCCGAGCACACCCCTGGCGAACTGGCCATCGACGGCTTCCTGTTCGACATGAACAAGCTCTTCGAGGACTTCGTCACGACCGCCCTTTGCGAGGCCCTGCGCGGCTCCGGCCTCACCTGCCGCCTCCAGGACCCGCAGCATCTCGACGAGGCGGACGCGATCCGCATGAGACCGGACTTCGTGGCCTATGACGTGGCCGGCACACCCGCGGTGGTCGCCGATGCCAAGTACAAGGCGGGGAAGCGGGACGGATACCCGGACTCCGACCTCTACCAGATGCTCGCCTACTGCACGGCCCTCGGGCTGCCGGAAGGACACCTCGTCTACGCCAGGGGCAACGCCCCGCACGCCGCCCACACCGTGCGGCACGCGGGGATCCGGCTGCACCAGCACGCCCTCGATCTCGACCAGGATCCGGCCGGACTGCTGGCCGAAATCGGCTCCCTGTCCCGGAAGATGGGCGCTGACCCGCCCGTATGA